Proteins encoded within one genomic window of Anastrepha ludens isolate Willacy chromosome 4, idAnaLude1.1, whole genome shotgun sequence:
- the LOC128861598 gene encoding pupal cuticle protein Edg-78E, producing MWGTNKIKSKPCVFLVSIFVCFINCHIVMVQAVQLGDPDALITLYRVAPTDELGIYRYAYKTSNGIAVQAAGSALETIGIFSYVSPEGIPIEVRYIADELGFHAVGRHLPRPPPIPDYILRSLEYIRTHPNDEDRGRYRIHK from the exons ATGTGgggcacaaataaaataaaatctaagcCC TGCGTCTTTTTAGTGTCGATCTTTGTGTGCTTCATCAACTGTCACATCGTCATGGTACAAGCTGTACAGCTAGGCGATCCTGATGCCTTAATCACTTTATATCGTGTGGCCCCGACCGATGAATTAGGCATTTACCGGTATGCCTACAAGACGAGTAATGGTATTGCAGTACAGGCCGCTGGAAGCGCTTTGGAAACGATTGGTATATTTAGTTACGTTTCTCCCGAGGGCATTCCAATCGAAGTGCGCTACATTGCTGATGAATTAGGTTTCCATGCCGTCGGACGTCATCTGCCTAGACCCCCACCAATACCAGACTACATACTTCGCTCTCTGGAGTATATACGCACACATCCAAATGACGAAGATCGTGGCCGTTATCGAAttcacaaataa